One window from the genome of Cyclobacterium amurskyense encodes:
- a CDS encoding GntR family transcriptional regulator — translation MIEVKPLIRLDENSRIPKYQQIVNSIIEDIESSSLLVGDKIPSINEISEEHYLSRDTVEKAYNQLKAKKIILSVKGKGYYVAKNISTSKVRVLYLLNKLSNYKLKTYNSFIDSMGTDAQVDLNIYHCDPKLLKNILTENKGAYDYYVLMPHFKDGENGHYNFDEEIMKCVKDIPSDKLIIMDNQIPELGDNVASIYQDFKKDIYNALIEGIFQIQQYDKLMLVYPTDILYPYPKEILKGFQQFCSDFEFDYEILDRVYPEMELRPKDAFIVIEENDLVNLVKQVREQLYEPGKEIGIISYNDTPLKELLGITVISTDFKLMGETAAYMIKKNKKESVKNIFKFINRGSI, via the coding sequence ATGATTGAAGTGAAGCCTCTGATTCGTCTTGATGAAAATTCCAGGATTCCCAAATACCAGCAAATTGTAAATTCTATCATTGAAGATATCGAAAGCAGTTCTCTTTTGGTAGGTGATAAGATTCCGTCCATCAATGAAATTAGTGAAGAACACTATTTATCTAGAGATACTGTAGAGAAAGCCTATAACCAATTGAAGGCTAAAAAGATTATCCTCTCTGTAAAAGGAAAAGGGTATTATGTAGCCAAAAATATTTCTACCTCAAAGGTAAGGGTATTGTACCTATTGAATAAACTCAGTAACTACAAGCTTAAAACCTACAATTCTTTTATAGACAGTATGGGGACGGACGCTCAGGTAGATTTAAATATTTACCATTGTGATCCAAAACTATTAAAAAACATACTTACCGAGAACAAGGGTGCTTATGATTATTACGTACTGATGCCTCATTTTAAAGATGGTGAAAATGGCCATTATAACTTTGATGAGGAGATCATGAAATGTGTAAAAGATATACCTTCCGACAAACTCATAATAATGGACAACCAGATTCCTGAATTAGGGGATAACGTTGCTTCCATTTACCAGGACTTCAAAAAGGACATTTACAATGCCTTGATTGAGGGGATTTTTCAAATTCAGCAATATGATAAACTAATGTTGGTATATCCTACTGATATTCTTTACCCTTACCCTAAAGAAATATTGAAAGGCTTTCAGCAATTCTGCAGTGACTTTGAGTTTGATTATGAAATTTTGGATAGAGTTTATCCCGAAATGGAATTGCGTCCAAAGGATGCTTTTATTGTAATTGAAGAAAATGATTTGGTCAATTTAGTAAAACAAGTCAGGGAGCAACTTTATGAACCGGGTAAAGAGATCGGAATAATATCCTACAATGACACCCCATTAAAGGAGCTTTTGGGCATTACTGTAATCTCCACGGATTTTAAATTAATGGGGGAAACAGCTGCTTATATGATCAAAAAGAACAAAAAAGAATCCGTTAAAAATATTTTTAAATTTATTAACAGAGGCTCTATTTAA
- a CDS encoding purine-cytosine permease family protein, giving the protein MEKSKSLVDRLNAVNEYEQQPIPSNKLKGWRSFLGTYAGEHTAGTEFVIGPLFVAHGASAIDLVTGLLLGNILAVLSWAFLTAKIAVKTRVTLYYLLEKIAGKKFTLLYNLVNAGLFCFLAGSMIAVSATAVGIPFDMPMPQLTDIYPNNIGWVLTVFGVGAITTLIAMFGFDQVSKFAMVAAPWMIMVFIAAALAVLPRLGVTDAGSFWSVAESTIWTGVPLEGQSKFGFWHILFFAWFCNMAMHIGMADLSLLRYAKKWEQGFSSATGVFLGHFIAWIASGILYSLFLIESKGSLTFAPGPIAYGAVGAAGAICVVIAGWTTANPTLYRAGLAIQSINPKWKTWKVTLFVGLFTTIAACFPGLVMRLLEFVALYGLILMPVGAVIFIDVYLLEKLGLKSNYAAVKGIQLNWSVAITWLVTLTFCLLLNLLLGIEIFFLGLPGWFVAVLVYVIASKLNQKK; this is encoded by the coding sequence ATGGAAAAAAGCAAAAGTTTGGTAGACCGTCTCAATGCGGTCAATGAATATGAACAACAACCCATTCCCAGTAATAAATTAAAAGGCTGGAGAAGTTTTTTAGGCACCTATGCAGGTGAGCATACCGCCGGAACGGAATTTGTAATAGGACCTTTGTTTGTCGCACATGGAGCCAGTGCTATTGATTTAGTAACTGGCTTATTATTGGGTAATATATTGGCAGTGTTAAGCTGGGCCTTCCTGACGGCGAAGATTGCTGTGAAAACCAGAGTAACCTTGTATTATTTGTTGGAGAAAATCGCCGGTAAAAAGTTTACTTTACTCTATAATTTGGTAAATGCTGGTCTATTTTGCTTTCTAGCGGGCTCTATGATCGCGGTGTCAGCAACAGCTGTAGGTATACCTTTTGATATGCCCATGCCACAATTAACAGACATATATCCCAATAATATAGGTTGGGTATTGACAGTTTTTGGGGTTGGTGCCATTACCACCTTGATTGCTATGTTTGGCTTTGATCAGGTTTCAAAGTTTGCCATGGTAGCTGCTCCTTGGATGATTATGGTATTTATTGCCGCAGCATTGGCTGTGTTACCTAGGTTAGGAGTTACAGATGCCGGGTCATTTTGGTCTGTTGCGGAAAGTACCATCTGGACTGGAGTTCCTTTGGAAGGGCAGAGTAAATTCGGTTTTTGGCACATTTTGTTTTTTGCCTGGTTTTGTAATATGGCCATGCATATTGGTATGGCTGATTTGTCATTGCTTAGATATGCCAAGAAATGGGAGCAAGGATTTTCCTCTGCAACAGGTGTGTTTTTAGGGCATTTTATTGCTTGGATTGCCTCTGGTATTTTATATTCCTTATTCCTTATTGAATCCAAAGGGAGTCTTACTTTTGCACCAGGTCCAATTGCTTATGGAGCTGTAGGTGCTGCAGGAGCCATTTGCGTTGTAATCGCTGGCTGGACCACGGCCAACCCCACATTGTATAGAGCAGGTTTGGCAATACAGTCTATCAATCCTAAATGGAAAACTTGGAAGGTAACGCTCTTTGTAGGTTTATTCACTACAATTGCTGCCTGCTTCCCAGGCTTGGTAATGCGCTTGCTGGAATTCGTTGCTTTGTATGGTCTAATTCTGATGCCTGTAGGGGCGGTAATATTCATTGATGTTTACCTGCTTGAAAAATTAGGCCTTAAATCCAACTATGCAGCGGTTAAAGGCATACAACTTAATTGGTCAGTAGCCATTACCTGGTTGGTTACCTTAACTTTTTGTTTGTTGTTGAATTTACTACTAGGTATTGAAATTTTCTTTCTTGGGCTCCCAGGTTGGTTTGTAGCTGTTTTGGTATATGTTATTGCAAGTAAATTGAATCAAAAGAAATGA
- a CDS encoding RNA polymerase sigma factor → MSIRLGPKDSELISQYRNGSEIAFERLVDKYKTKVYTTILMIVKEQGVAEDLLQDVFVKVVQTLNSDRYNEEGKFQPWLMRIAHNLAIDHFRKMKRYPMVVMEDGSNVFNTLHFAEQNVEDMKVKDETCALVRQLIEELPESQKQVLIMRHYMDLSFQEIAEQTGVSINTALGRMRYALINLRKKLKQINIAYDQIFYDK, encoded by the coding sequence ATGAGTATAAGGTTAGGACCTAAAGACAGTGAATTAATTTCACAATATAGGAATGGTAGTGAGATTGCCTTTGAAAGGTTGGTCGATAAATACAAGACTAAAGTCTACACTACAATTTTGATGATAGTAAAAGAGCAGGGTGTTGCAGAAGATTTGCTACAGGATGTATTTGTAAAGGTAGTCCAAACACTCAATTCTGATCGCTATAACGAAGAAGGAAAATTCCAACCATGGTTAATGCGTATAGCCCATAATTTGGCTATTGATCATTTTAGAAAAATGAAACGCTACCCTATGGTGGTAATGGAGGATGGGTCAAATGTTTTTAATACCTTACATTTTGCCGAACAGAATGTAGAGGATATGAAGGTAAAGGATGAGACCTGTGCCTTGGTCAGGCAATTGATCGAGGAATTGCCTGAGAGTCAAAAACAAGTATTGATCATGAGGCATTATATGGATTTAAGTTTCCAGGAAATAGCAGAGCAAACTGGAGTCAGTATAAATACAGCCTTGGGAAGAATGCGATATGCGCTTATCAACTTACGAAAGAAACTTAAACAAATAAATATTGCCTATGACCAAATCTTTTACGACAAGTGA
- the nth gene encoding endonuclease III, with protein sequence MLKKERYQAFVEHFSENMPVAETELKFESTFQLLVAVVLSAQCTDKRINMVTPALFRDFPTPAHLVASDFDQLFPYIKTVSYPNNKTKHLLGLGKMLVEDFNSEVPDTVNELIKLPGVGRKTANVITSVVWNQPNMAVDTHVFRVSKRLGLVAQKAKTPLEVEKDLVRHLPKEVIHKAHHWLILHGRYVCLARKPKCQECSITAICRYYEKNQKNIDFEDVLNKKTPFN encoded by the coding sequence ATGCTAAAAAAAGAAAGGTATCAGGCCTTTGTAGAACATTTTTCAGAAAACATGCCTGTGGCTGAAACTGAACTTAAGTTTGAATCAACTTTCCAGTTGCTCGTTGCTGTTGTATTGAGTGCTCAATGCACCGATAAGCGGATAAATATGGTAACACCGGCACTTTTTAGAGACTTTCCCACACCTGCGCATTTGGTGGCAAGCGATTTTGATCAATTGTTTCCTTATATCAAAACTGTTTCCTACCCAAATAATAAAACCAAACACCTTTTAGGTTTGGGCAAAATGCTGGTGGAAGATTTTAACTCGGAGGTTCCTGATACAGTCAATGAACTTATAAAACTTCCAGGAGTAGGAAGGAAAACAGCCAATGTAATTACCAGTGTGGTATGGAACCAACCCAATATGGCTGTAGATACCCATGTGTTTAGGGTTTCAAAAAGGCTGGGATTGGTAGCCCAAAAAGCCAAAACTCCCTTGGAGGTTGAAAAGGACTTGGTCCGTCACCTACCAAAAGAAGTAATTCATAAGGCCCACCATTGGTTAATTCTACACGGGAGGTATGTGTGCCTTGCAAGGAAACCTAAATGCCAGGAATGCAGCATCACCGCAATTTGTAGGTATTATGAAAAAAACCAGAAAAATATAGACTTCGAAGATGTGTTGAATAAAAAGACGCCTTTCAATTAA
- the asnB gene encoding asparagine synthase (glutamine-hydrolyzing): MCGVHLLVDRSVTNQDAINKMVESCTHRGPDHRQIIKISDGVFLASNRLKIMDPRDEANQPITNEDKTAFLSWNGFLYNFQDLKNQLLDEGVIFKTRSDGEILFQWLQHKGKEGIQALEGMFAFVYVDIKTSEILLVRDPVGMKSLFYTHKKNRLICSSEAKCLIQAIEDKPILNSEQILPYWYLRTSLPSASFFTGLNELLPGQIEVFGLDGSKKKSLKIKVKSTVKGKIESPSQSLFKQYLTEAVLKHFTADVPVGMVLSGGADSSLLYHIWFKEMGIPLPTYTIGFESPYPKNFKDAEYAAELTKKYGGGNQEIKIGPDFFLQSWDEYLSQLDQPVGDSASYLTWAIAREARKNVKVLVSGVGADELFGGYNRHIAYKSYLRRPQFWHWSALFFQKAPFFNRSQKKFLQGIHKNPIRTFINFAALSPVPEALGEFLETQYPREGGDFKRALTWDQKMYLVQDLLKIHDNACMSQGIEGRAPFLDWPLLELSNQMNSELLIKTTPKSWIKELLVAEGLGNIAKREKSGFGLPIKEWFIHHAGFRNKLCSAVKDFGKKFGDLIPNEWQGLLKCPENHIHAHYLLLFNVFLLSEWINKNTT; the protein is encoded by the coding sequence ATGTGTGGGGTTCATTTGTTGGTAGATAGGTCCGTTACAAATCAGGATGCCATCAACAAAATGGTTGAAAGCTGTACGCATCGAGGACCTGACCATAGGCAGATAATAAAAATTTCGGATGGAGTATTCTTGGCATCCAATCGACTCAAAATCATGGATCCAAGAGATGAAGCCAATCAACCTATCACCAATGAGGATAAGACGGCTTTTTTATCATGGAATGGCTTTTTGTACAACTTCCAGGATTTGAAAAACCAACTTCTCGATGAAGGTGTGATTTTTAAAACCCGCTCAGATGGAGAAATATTGTTCCAATGGTTGCAACATAAAGGGAAAGAAGGGATCCAAGCTTTGGAGGGGATGTTTGCCTTTGTGTATGTAGATATCAAAACCAGCGAGATTTTGTTGGTAAGGGATCCCGTAGGGATGAAATCCTTGTTCTATACCCATAAAAAAAATAGATTGATCTGTTCTTCAGAAGCAAAATGCCTGATCCAGGCTATTGAAGACAAACCAATTCTGAATTCTGAGCAAATATTGCCCTATTGGTACTTGAGAACTTCCCTTCCTTCAGCTTCATTCTTTACAGGTTTGAATGAATTATTGCCGGGGCAAATTGAAGTATTTGGACTTGATGGCAGCAAAAAGAAATCTTTAAAAATCAAGGTAAAAAGCACAGTTAAGGGTAAAATTGAAAGTCCTAGTCAAAGCCTATTCAAGCAATATTTAACGGAAGCCGTTCTTAAACATTTTACAGCAGATGTTCCAGTGGGCATGGTGCTTAGTGGAGGTGCAGACAGTTCCCTTTTGTATCATATTTGGTTTAAAGAAATGGGGATTCCATTGCCGACTTATACCATTGGATTTGAATCACCCTACCCTAAGAATTTCAAGGATGCGGAATATGCAGCAGAGCTGACCAAGAAATATGGCGGAGGTAATCAGGAAATTAAAATTGGACCTGATTTCTTTTTACAATCCTGGGATGAATATCTTTCTCAATTGGACCAGCCAGTAGGCGACAGTGCCAGCTATCTTACCTGGGCGATTGCCAGAGAAGCCAGAAAAAATGTAAAAGTGCTGGTTAGTGGTGTTGGGGCAGATGAGCTATTTGGTGGATACAATAGACATATAGCTTATAAAAGTTACCTAAGGAGACCTCAATTTTGGCATTGGTCAGCATTGTTTTTTCAAAAAGCACCGTTTTTCAATAGGAGCCAAAAGAAATTTTTGCAGGGAATTCATAAGAATCCTATTCGTACATTTATTAATTTTGCGGCCCTTAGTCCTGTACCTGAAGCTTTGGGTGAGTTTTTGGAAACCCAGTACCCAAGGGAAGGAGGCGATTTCAAAAGGGCATTGACTTGGGATCAAAAAATGTATTTGGTTCAGGACTTGCTGAAGATTCATGACAATGCATGCATGTCTCAAGGAATTGAAGGTAGGGCTCCTTTTCTAGATTGGCCATTGCTGGAATTGAGTAATCAGATGAACAGTGAGCTATTGATAAAAACAACACCAAAATCCTGGATAAAGGAGCTATTGGTGGCTGAGGGATTGGGAAACATTGCCAAAAGGGAGAAATCAGGTTTTGGTCTTCCTATAAAAGAGTGGTTTATTCATCATGCTGGTTTCAGAAATAAGCTATGTTCAGCAGTTAAGGACTTTGGGAAAAAGTTTGGGGATTTGATTCCTAATGAATGGCAGGGCTTATTGAAATGCCCGGAAAACCATATACATGCACATTATTTGCTTTTATTTAATGTGTTTCTTCTTTCCGAATGGATCAATAAAAACACCACATGA
- a CDS encoding glycosyltransferase family 4 protein, with protein MRIIYIHQYYLRPEQGGAVRSYHLSQGLSKEGCTVEVITAHNEKAYELRKDGKVNVHYLAVPYEADFPVWKRILAFYRFYREAKKLIGSLQSPDVFYISSTPLTTGWIGVWAKKALGIPFVFEVRDLWPEAPIQVLKIKSRIIQKLLYKMEAKIYQEADKIVSLSPGIQSNINSRFPDKKLVLIPNFSDNSFFKPKFTLDEKRDFDKQPLTFLYSGAIGEVNGLDQFLDLAIEAKRLAKNWRFEMMGKGNSLTHLKEKALQLKLSNVDFIPFGDKSAVKRQLEKADFAYISFLPLTALESSSPNKFFDALAMGLPTIVNFRGWIYELIYKEEIGFFQNLSDISLLIKELDKVESNPVRLQQMGQRARKIAERRFDKKEAQRKLFDLLNSEQHWP; from the coding sequence ATGAGAATAATTTATATCCATCAATATTATCTGAGACCTGAACAAGGGGGAGCCGTGAGGTCTTATCACCTTTCTCAGGGGCTCTCGAAGGAAGGATGTACGGTGGAGGTGATTACTGCACACAATGAAAAAGCCTACGAATTACGCAAAGATGGGAAGGTAAATGTACATTACCTTGCAGTACCCTATGAGGCTGATTTCCCAGTGTGGAAGAGAATTCTGGCGTTTTATCGGTTTTATAGAGAAGCGAAAAAGTTAATCGGGAGTCTGCAATCTCCCGATGTGTTTTATATATCCTCTACACCACTTACCACTGGATGGATTGGTGTTTGGGCAAAAAAGGCTTTGGGCATTCCATTTGTTTTTGAAGTTAGAGATCTTTGGCCAGAAGCGCCTATTCAGGTTTTAAAAATCAAAAGCCGAATTATTCAAAAACTTTTGTACAAGATGGAGGCTAAAATTTATCAGGAAGCTGATAAAATTGTGTCACTTTCCCCTGGAATTCAAAGCAATATAAATTCTCGCTTTCCGGATAAGAAGTTGGTTTTGATACCCAATTTTTCTGATAATTCATTTTTTAAACCCAAGTTTACCCTAGATGAAAAAAGAGATTTTGACAAGCAGCCATTGACATTTTTGTATTCAGGAGCTATAGGAGAAGTCAATGGGCTTGATCAGTTTCTGGATTTGGCTATTGAAGCTAAGAGATTGGCTAAAAACTGGCGTTTTGAAATGATGGGCAAAGGAAATTCACTTACCCATTTAAAGGAAAAAGCTTTACAATTGAAGCTTTCCAATGTGGATTTTATTCCTTTTGGCGACAAATCTGCAGTCAAAAGACAATTGGAGAAAGCTGACTTTGCCTACATATCTTTCCTACCCTTGACAGCATTAGAAAGCAGCAGCCCAAACAAGTTTTTCGATGCTTTGGCTATGGGTTTACCAACTATCGTAAACTTCAGAGGCTGGATTTATGAACTTATCTATAAAGAGGAAATTGGATTTTTTCAAAATCTTTCCGATATCAGTTTATTGATAAAGGAATTGGACAAAGTGGAAAGCAACCCTGTCCGGCTCCAGCAAATGGGGCAGAGGGCCAGGAAAATTGCTGAAAGAAGATTTGATAAAAAGGAAGCCCAACGAAAGCTATTTGATTTATTGAATTCAGAGCAGCATTGGCCTTAA
- the gldB gene encoding gliding motility lipoprotein GldB: MKQFKFLLPVLLPVAFLFGCNQSNEQCELPSGYKDNLSYIDIIRMENLYFENITKEKILANLESYPEFSKAMFANIGLENQEQLAEELLLIHQDSGMIELYQEVKKIYGDISDIKTELENAFAGIKYHYPDYKIPTVYTFVSGFGSDLIVTDEVIIIGLDYFLPEDHKFQPVDLPNYILKRYNRAHLVPTIVTAISSQFNKTKLTDRSLLAEMIYYGKSYHFTKTILPCTSDELIIGYETEEILGSYANEEMIWGHFIENELLFETNPFVIRKYTGEAPFTDEISPDAPGRIGRWIGWNIVDDYKEKNGLSLTELMEQDDAQLIFKNSGYKPRRL; encoded by the coding sequence ATGAAACAATTCAAATTTCTACTGCCTGTTTTATTACCAGTAGCCTTCCTATTTGGGTGTAACCAATCTAATGAACAATGTGAGCTTCCTTCAGGCTATAAGGATAACCTTAGCTACATTGACATTATTAGAATGGAGAATTTGTATTTTGAAAACATTACAAAAGAAAAAATATTGGCAAATCTGGAATCATACCCGGAATTCTCGAAAGCGATGTTTGCTAACATTGGCCTGGAAAACCAAGAACAGCTTGCTGAGGAATTACTATTGATCCATCAAGACAGTGGAATGATAGAACTGTATCAGGAGGTGAAAAAAATATATGGCGACATAAGTGATATAAAAACTGAGCTAGAAAATGCTTTTGCCGGTATCAAATACCATTATCCCGATTATAAGATACCGACGGTTTATACTTTTGTAAGTGGTTTTGGAAGCGATTTAATCGTCACAGATGAGGTAATAATAATAGGCTTAGATTATTTTCTGCCCGAAGACCACAAATTTCAGCCTGTAGACCTACCCAATTATATATTAAAAAGGTACAACAGGGCTCACCTTGTTCCGACTATCGTAACGGCCATCTCTTCTCAGTTTAATAAAACCAAGTTAACAGACCGTAGCCTACTTGCTGAAATGATCTATTATGGAAAATCCTATCACTTCACTAAAACCATATTGCCTTGTACTTCCGATGAATTAATCATAGGCTATGAAACGGAGGAAATTCTTGGCAGTTATGCAAACGAAGAAATGATTTGGGGGCATTTTATTGAAAATGAATTGTTATTCGAAACAAACCCATTTGTAATTAGAAAATATACTGGTGAAGCGCCATTTACTGATGAAATCAGCCCTGATGCACCTGGTAGAATTGGAAGATGGATAGGCTGGAACATAGTAGATGACTACAAGGAAAAAAATGGATTGAGCTTAACAGAATTGATGGAACAAGATGATGCCCAGTTAATTTTCAAAAACTCAGGCTATAAACCAAGAAGACTATAA
- a CDS encoding fasciclin domain-containing protein has protein sequence MYTTIKKNQKIFGLVLSVFMLFVISCSEDDPKPMKSDDKNLVELAISDSRFTTLVAAVQRAGLVDALSANGPFTIFAPTNQAFIDAGITDVSAVEVDVLKDILMYHVVPSEVPSSAVSSGGVASLEGAPFFVSITVDGKVWINGNAQVIETDLEATNGVIHAIDNVIMKPSMSIAGIATDYTQGATPEFTQLVGALSRADLVDAVNGGFNENLTVFAPTDAAFAQLYDDLDVAGFEEIPLETLKNVLMYHVVPARAFSQDLRDGAELPTLLTNETLTVNLVDLQIEDANLNTDLLNIHATNGVIHVIDKVMLP, from the coding sequence ATGTACACAACAATTAAGAAAAATCAAAAAATATTTGGCTTGGTCTTATCAGTGTTTATGCTTTTTGTCATAAGCTGTTCGGAAGATGATCCTAAGCCTATGAAATCTGATGATAAAAATCTTGTTGAGCTGGCCATAAGTGATAGCAGGTTTACTACTTTGGTGGCGGCAGTTCAACGAGCTGGTTTGGTAGATGCACTGAGTGCTAATGGGCCATTTACAATTTTTGCCCCTACAAATCAGGCCTTCATTGATGCCGGAATAACTGATGTTAGTGCAGTAGAAGTAGATGTTTTAAAAGATATTTTAATGTATCATGTGGTACCATCTGAAGTTCCATCTTCTGCAGTAAGTAGTGGAGGTGTAGCCTCTTTGGAGGGGGCTCCATTTTTTGTAAGTATAACTGTTGATGGAAAAGTTTGGATCAATGGCAATGCTCAGGTTATAGAAACAGATCTCGAAGCAACCAATGGGGTAATTCACGCTATTGATAATGTGATTATGAAGCCAAGTATGTCAATTGCCGGTATTGCTACCGATTACACACAAGGAGCTACTCCTGAATTTACACAGTTAGTAGGGGCCTTGTCAAGGGCTGACCTAGTAGATGCTGTAAATGGTGGGTTTAACGAAAACTTAACAGTATTTGCACCTACAGATGCTGCTTTTGCTCAATTGTATGATGATCTAGATGTTGCGGGATTTGAGGAGATACCCCTTGAAACGTTGAAAAATGTGCTGATGTATCATGTGGTTCCAGCAAGAGCTTTTTCTCAAGACTTAAGAGATGGAGCAGAATTGCCTACCCTACTTACCAATGAAACCTTGACCGTGAACTTAGTTGATCTACAAATAGAAGATGCCAATCTAAATACAGATCTGTTGAATATTCATGCAACCAACGGAGTAATTCATGTGATTGACAAAGTAATGCTGCCATAA